In Leptospira sp. WS58.C1, a single genomic region encodes these proteins:
- a CDS encoding M23 family metallopeptidase, with the protein MMIRRFAALILSFFVCPLFADSIQNCDKKNICSSIETENDQTSVYLQAKNLIPGTHITVYTAIEGSNIETEPQSPISFVLNDPEKKKVLTFKKKENAEASGPVSVLAVAYYGNLSAIHDDAYVYTLPYEGKSWISVGYNSGEEHKGGGAYSLDFVLPEGTPLLAARDGIVVETEDKFTEGRRDPKLIDKANRIVIEHSDGTVAIYGHLQSKGVFVKPGDKVSAGQKIGLSGNTGFSTGPHLHFEVYKPEENRKKKSFATIFKTESEEKEYLSEENAYWTPDGKTPPGFPITNVEEFCFSLSIPDPDKTSSCIDKIQTKRKFYLSIPIYKSGPYTFKAEFISLKTKKTSFTFQEKIPGGINFEAWEILQILIPGKYKIKFYLEEKEIGERSLQILP; encoded by the coding sequence ATGATGATCCGAAGATTTGCGGCCTTAATTTTATCCTTTTTTGTTTGCCCTTTATTTGCGGACAGCATTCAGAATTGTGATAAAAAAAATATCTGTTCTTCCATCGAAACGGAAAATGATCAAACGTCCGTCTATCTCCAAGCCAAAAACCTGATCCCCGGAACTCATATCACCGTCTATACTGCAATCGAAGGTTCTAATATAGAAACGGAACCTCAAAGCCCGATCTCATTCGTATTAAACGATCCGGAAAAGAAGAAGGTCCTGACCTTCAAAAAGAAAGAGAATGCGGAAGCCTCTGGCCCAGTATCAGTATTAGCAGTTGCATATTATGGAAACTTATCCGCAATCCACGATGATGCTTACGTATACACGCTTCCTTATGAAGGTAAATCTTGGATCTCGGTAGGTTATAATAGCGGAGAAGAACATAAAGGCGGAGGAGCTTATTCTTTGGACTTTGTCCTTCCGGAAGGCACTCCACTTTTGGCCGCAAGAGACGGGATTGTAGTCGAAACGGAAGATAAATTTACGGAAGGAAGAAGGGACCCAAAACTCATAGATAAAGCGAACCGGATCGTGATAGAACATTCCGACGGAACAGTCGCAATTTATGGACATTTACAATCCAAAGGTGTATTCGTAAAACCCGGAGATAAAGTTAGCGCAGGGCAAAAAATCGGGCTCTCCGGAAATACTGGATTCAGCACAGGACCTCATTTACATTTCGAAGTTTATAAACCGGAAGAGAACCGAAAGAAAAAAAGTTTTGCGACGATTTTCAAAACGGAATCGGAAGAAAAAGAATATTTAAGCGAGGAGAATGCTTACTGGACACCGGACGGAAAAACTCCTCCAGGATTTCCGATCACAAATGTGGAAGAATTTTGTTTCAGCCTATCCATTCCGGATCCTGATAAAACATCTTCCTGTATTGATAAAATCCAAACAAAACGGAAATTTTATCTTTCGATACCGATCTATAAATCCGGGCCTTATACTTTTAAGGCGGAGTTCATCTCTCTAAAAACGAAAAAAACAAGTTTTACGTTTCAGGAAAAGATCCCGGGTGGGATCAACTTCGAGGCCTGGGAAATACTGCAGATCTTAATTCCCGGAAAGTATAAGATCAAATTCTATCTAGAAGAAAAAGAGATCGGAGAAAGATCGCTACAAATCCTTCCTTGA
- a CDS encoding DUF2889 domain-containing protein, producing the protein MALSQLKQKIRYKDCGFQRRYESRYYWFPEESPPSCLIEVSQRDPYHDMTLYMLVNLATMKIMDLDVEEDRVPYETCPHAIKTYSYLIGEDISYNKIMRKFPEDKTMGCLHINELLQNAAQSFSSAYAFFLKERNFPPEWDEYRMYQGDLDPKSRREIGRHWWMKDKGVRNSCYSFSDRHETPELKQQVKPLDSITSLMVKEFRSARGDR; encoded by the coding sequence ATGGCGCTTTCCCAATTAAAACAAAAGATCAGATACAAAGACTGCGGTTTCCAGCGTAGATACGAGAGTAGATATTATTGGTTTCCGGAAGAAAGTCCTCCGAGTTGCCTGATAGAAGTCAGCCAAAGAGATCCATATCATGACATGACCTTATATATGCTCGTGAACTTAGCTACGATGAAAATTATGGACTTGGATGTGGAAGAAGATCGAGTTCCTTACGAAACCTGTCCACATGCGATCAAAACGTATTCTTATCTGATCGGAGAAGATATATCTTATAACAAAATTATGAGAAAATTTCCCGAAGACAAAACGATGGGCTGCCTTCATATCAACGAACTTTTACAAAACGCAGCTCAAAGTTTTTCTTCCGCTTATGCGTTCTTCTTAAAAGAAAGAAATTTCCCACCTGAATGGGACGAGTATAGAATGTACCAAGGAGACTTGGACCCTAAATCCAGAAGAGAGATCGGAAGGCATTGGTGGATGAAGGATAAAGGTGTCCGAAATTCCTGTTATAGTTTTTCAGACAGACATGAAACTCCCGAATTGAAGCAGCAGGTGAAACCTCTTGACAGTATCACATCTTTGATGGTAAAAGAATTCCGAAGCGCCAGAGGGGATCGTTAG
- a CDS encoding SDR family NAD(P)-dependent oxidoreductase, whose translation MASFFQDKVFLVTGASSGIGRALALELEKQGAYVAAIARRKEALKELKNSASHPDKILVLQADVMSESDLKKAVEEFRKKFKRVDGFVHCAGVSMRGTAAETELKVFYTLMDTNYFPLVILYGLLESDLRQSEGHVVAVSSLLGKFSTQFRSGYAASKHAVQAFMDSIRLENDKTGIHVMTVFPGIVKTDISIKALSEDGSPHGIMDEKQKKGLDPHAVAKKILKGIEQRKREIFPSKFGEKIDLILSKIAPKTLDKKLLKTKVN comes from the coding sequence ATGGCGTCGTTTTTTCAGGATAAGGTTTTTTTAGTCACAGGAGCAAGCTCGGGTATTGGCAGGGCTCTCGCATTAGAGTTGGAAAAGCAAGGAGCATACGTGGCGGCTATTGCCAGAAGGAAAGAAGCCCTTAAGGAATTGAAAAATTCCGCTTCTCATCCGGATAAAATTTTAGTTCTGCAAGCGGATGTGATGTCCGAATCCGATTTAAAAAAAGCGGTGGAAGAATTTCGGAAAAAATTCAAGAGAGTCGACGGCTTCGTTCATTGTGCGGGAGTTTCCATGCGAGGAACCGCCGCTGAAACCGAGCTTAAGGTTTTTTACACGTTAATGGATACGAATTATTTCCCATTAGTGATCTTATACGGTCTACTGGAATCCGATCTTAGGCAAAGCGAAGGACATGTGGTAGCCGTTTCTTCGTTATTGGGAAAGTTTTCCACCCAGTTTAGATCCGGTTATGCTGCCAGTAAACATGCGGTCCAAGCCTTTATGGATAGTATTCGGCTGGAAAACGATAAGACGGGCATACACGTTATGACTGTTTTTCCAGGTATCGTTAAAACGGATATTTCGATTAAAGCGCTTTCCGAAGACGGTTCTCCTCACGGGATAATGGATGAAAAACAAAAGAAGGGATTGGATCCACATGCCGTCGCTAAAAAGATATTGAAAGGTATTGAACAAAGAAAAAGGGAAATTTTTCCTTCGAAGTTTGGAGAAAAGATCGATCTTATATTGAGCAAAATTGCCCCTAAGACCTTGGATAAAAAACTCCTGAAAACAAAAGTGAATTAA
- a CDS encoding formylglycine-generating enzyme family protein — MSRTSAIILISFCFLFLFSETGTSQEEKETASSDTRKAILWTGELLSVYRNKGKAKIKIGRNSYFSERSEEEIRGILSERSNLPLFRKPKMEEIGAFQIENIEVEFGKVGKLTKPVSIELRGSFTIAEGKPAKLIGVGLLIGAYGEETFYQDPARFDATDVVRNRLAKNILHPKDGKEMVLVHTGYESNGKILYEHMGYFLYGQGSDPGDDSYNPKFVTPDRSSLEEIPSFYIDKYEVTNKEYNKFLKETGTPPPPHWENGIFPKGKEYHPVTNLTYREAEAYSKWAGKKIPSEWQWEKAARGTGLVWRLLKDESYEFISQPQDYPFGNEFDSALCNTRESGSRGTISVYELPSKGQSPYGAIGMCGNVAEWTSSPYIPYPGHRPNSGRFGKHLKVIRGGSYSSTKEEAKVYARDFGGIPNLLNDRKAGLRLITEVKN; from the coding sequence ATGTCCAGGACCAGTGCTATTATACTCATCTCATTCTGTTTTCTTTTTCTTTTTTCGGAAACCGGGACAAGCCAAGAAGAAAAGGAAACTGCTTCCTCCGATACCAGGAAGGCGATCCTTTGGACGGGAGAACTTCTTTCCGTTTATAGGAACAAAGGAAAAGCTAAGATCAAAATAGGTAGGAATTCCTACTTCTCCGAACGTTCCGAAGAGGAGATCAGAGGAATTCTCAGCGAAAGATCGAATCTACCTTTATTCAGAAAACCGAAAATGGAAGAGATAGGCGCTTTCCAAATAGAGAATATAGAAGTAGAATTCGGAAAAGTAGGAAAACTCACTAAACCGGTTTCCATAGAACTAAGAGGAAGTTTTACAATTGCAGAAGGTAAGCCTGCTAAATTGATCGGCGTGGGACTTTTGATCGGGGCGTATGGAGAAGAAACATTCTACCAAGACCCTGCTAGATTTGATGCCACAGATGTGGTCCGAAATCGTTTAGCTAAAAATATTCTCCATCCGAAAGACGGAAAAGAAATGGTGCTCGTTCACACCGGTTATGAATCCAACGGAAAGATTTTATACGAGCATATGGGATATTTCCTATACGGACAAGGTTCCGATCCGGGAGACGATAGTTATAATCCTAAATTCGTAACACCCGACAGATCCAGCTTAGAAGAAATTCCTTCCTTTTATATAGATAAGTACGAAGTCACCAATAAAGAATATAATAAATTCTTAAAAGAGACCGGCACTCCTCCTCCTCCCCATTGGGAAAACGGAATATTCCCAAAAGGAAAGGAATACCATCCGGTAACCAACCTTACGTATAGAGAAGCGGAAGCATATTCTAAATGGGCCGGGAAAAAGATCCCGAGCGAATGGCAATGGGAGAAAGCCGCCAGAGGAACAGGACTTGTTTGGAGATTATTGAAGGACGAGAGTTACGAATTTATCTCCCAACCCCAAGATTACCCTTTCGGCAATGAATTCGATTCCGCACTTTGTAATACAAGAGAAAGCGGAAGCAGAGGAACGATATCCGTTTATGAACTTCCTTCCAAAGGCCAAAGTCCCTATGGTGCGATCGGAATGTGCGGAAACGTTGCGGAATGGACCAGCTCTCCTTATATTCCTTATCCGGGACATCGACCGAATTCGGGAAGATTCGGAAAACATCTAAAAGTGATCCGAGGCGGTTCTTATTCAAGCACCAAAGAAGAAGCTAAAGTATACGCCAGAGACTTCGGAGGAATTCCCAATCTATTGAATGATCGAAAAGCAGGTCTCCGATTGATCACGGAAGTGAAAAATTAA
- a CDS encoding response regulator: MKFSFLEKIKEKSQFLQWKVLIGFFSLTLLLIIASLISLYGMIELKNSGVLIEHTFTVIEEIDQCKSITREIGLAQAYKGNSAFENTRSLFSNLKSEIKILQNLIKDNQIQQVRLQGISNLITTAEKQPRSFESKKGIILIEITELLNHMQEEEFKLLNKRNATNSLRGTRVAYSLLTLVIVSFLVVGYGSYTVQKDIKEKRRITDRLIESESRLLSILDNLPSAFCMMDLDGRTLFHNQVFANRFLANKDKRQDMGLENLFGNEKAQFISTIIAKSLEKQGSLDFELDLVVSEEEKTFYCVIVPLVDLEGEVYSVCGLFTDISVRKNYEHDLKKAKEEAEKANRAKSEFLAMMSHEIRTPMNGVVGMTELLIDSNLNTEQKEYAEIIQKSGESLLNIINDILDYSKIESGTLSLEIREFSVIETIEEVLDLFRSRAAQKQIDLVYYLDPNVPDRIFCDSLRLKQILINLIGNALKFTEQGEIFLSAEVSKLEGKLYTILFAIRDTGIGIPAEKQKELFQPFYQVDTSSTRKYGGTGLGLSISSRLIEMMGGVIWVESELNVGTTFSFYIQVEGNNQTKIESKATNSELENKKVLILDDNPTNLKILAYQLQILGLITFSAKSKEEALNLLDLDIMPDIGILDFNLPGNTGIEIAQEIRKKNFHFPLVLLSSSFLDPKDKELAVELFAGELSKPVKKKDIERIVTEILAEGGSKAKANTRSSYLASQKEMLSSQFPFKIMVAEDNEINQTLAKRIIQKLGYEPFIVPNGKEALIALREKKINLIFMDVHMPEMDGLQATQVIRNTWPLESQPYIIAMTAAAMQGDRDLCLRAGMNDYISKPIVFEELVHVMRKAGNALFPKSKA; encoded by the coding sequence ATGAAATTTTCCTTTTTAGAAAAAATCAAAGAAAAATCCCAATTCTTACAATGGAAAGTGCTGATCGGCTTTTTCTCCCTTACCTTACTATTGATCATAGCGAGTTTGATCAGTTTGTACGGAATGATAGAGTTAAAGAACTCCGGAGTTTTAATAGAACATACATTTACTGTCATCGAAGAAATCGACCAATGTAAGAGTATTACTAGAGAGATCGGTCTGGCCCAAGCATATAAGGGTAACTCCGCTTTCGAAAATACAAGATCGTTATTCTCCAACTTGAAAAGCGAAATTAAGATCTTACAGAATTTGATCAAAGACAATCAGATCCAACAAGTGAGGCTCCAAGGAATTTCCAACCTGATCACAACTGCGGAAAAACAACCCAGGTCCTTCGAATCCAAAAAGGGAATTATACTGATAGAGATAACGGAACTTCTGAACCATATGCAGGAGGAGGAATTTAAGCTCCTAAACAAAAGGAATGCCACCAATTCTTTGAGAGGGACCAGAGTCGCTTATTCCCTGCTTACTTTAGTAATAGTTTCCTTTCTGGTTGTAGGTTACGGTTCCTATACCGTCCAAAAAGATATCAAAGAAAAGAGAAGGATCACTGATAGATTGATCGAAAGTGAATCCAGGCTTCTTTCCATTTTGGACAATCTGCCCTCTGCATTTTGTATGATGGATCTGGACGGAAGAACTCTATTTCACAACCAAGTATTCGCAAATCGTTTCTTAGCTAACAAAGACAAAAGACAGGATATGGGGCTGGAAAATCTTTTTGGAAATGAGAAAGCCCAGTTCATTTCAACGATAATAGCGAAATCGTTGGAAAAACAAGGTTCCTTGGATTTCGAACTAGACCTAGTCGTTTCCGAAGAAGAAAAAACATTCTATTGTGTGATCGTTCCCTTAGTGGACTTAGAGGGAGAGGTATATTCCGTCTGCGGGTTATTCACGGATATTTCTGTTCGCAAAAACTACGAACACGATCTCAAAAAAGCCAAAGAAGAAGCTGAAAAGGCCAACCGCGCTAAGTCTGAATTTTTGGCGATGATGAGCCATGAGATCAGGACTCCTATGAACGGAGTGGTCGGAATGACGGAACTTCTGATCGATTCCAATCTAAATACCGAACAAAAAGAATACGCAGAGATCATTCAAAAAAGCGGAGAAAGTCTGCTTAATATCATCAACGATATTTTAGATTATTCTAAAATTGAATCCGGAACCTTGTCTTTGGAGATCAGAGAATTTTCGGTTATCGAAACGATCGAGGAGGTTTTGGACTTATTCAGATCTCGCGCCGCTCAAAAACAGATCGATCTTGTCTATTATCTGGACCCGAATGTGCCCGACAGGATCTTTTGCGATAGTTTACGACTAAAACAGATCCTGATCAATTTGATCGGGAACGCGTTAAAATTCACCGAACAAGGCGAGATTTTTTTATCAGCCGAGGTTTCCAAATTAGAAGGGAAACTGTATACGATCTTATTTGCGATCAGAGATACAGGGATCGGAATTCCTGCTGAAAAACAAAAGGAACTATTCCAACCATTCTACCAAGTGGACACATCTTCCACAAGAAAGTACGGAGGAACAGGACTTGGTCTTTCCATATCTTCCCGTTTAATAGAAATGATGGGGGGAGTAATTTGGGTAGAAAGTGAATTGAACGTAGGCACGACCTTCTCCTTTTATATTCAGGTAGAAGGAAACAACCAAACGAAAATCGAATCAAAAGCGACAAACTCGGAATTAGAAAATAAAAAAGTACTCATACTAGATGATAATCCTACCAACCTCAAGATACTCGCGTATCAATTGCAGATATTAGGTCTTATTACATTCTCCGCCAAATCCAAGGAAGAGGCATTAAACCTACTCGATCTGGACATTATGCCTGACATAGGGATCTTAGATTTTAATCTTCCCGGAAATACGGGGATAGAGATAGCTCAAGAAATCCGCAAAAAGAATTTTCATTTCCCATTAGTGCTCCTATCTTCTTCTTTCCTGGACCCTAAGGACAAAGAACTCGCGGTCGAATTATTTGCGGGAGAACTGAGTAAACCGGTAAAGAAAAAAGATATAGAAAGGATTGTGACGGAAATTTTAGCGGAAGGTGGAAGTAAAGCTAAAGCAAATACAAGATCCTCGTATCTTGCCAGCCAAAAAGAAATGTTAAGTTCCCAATTCCCCTTTAAGATCATGGTGGCTGAAGACAATGAGATCAACCAAACTCTGGCGAAAAGAATTATCCAAAAATTAGGATACGAACCGTTTATCGTTCCGAATGGAAAAGAAGCTTTGATCGCTCTGAGAGAAAAGAAGATCAATCTGATCTTTATGGACGTTCATATGCCCGAGATGGACGGACTACAAGCAACTCAAGTCATTCGAAATACTTGGCCTCTGGAGTCGCAACCGTATATCATTGCTATGACTGCGGCCGCAATGCAAGGAGATAGGGACCTTTGTCTGCGTGCCGGAATGAACGATTATATCTCGAAACCGATCGTTTTCGAAGAGCTGGTCCATGTGATGAGAAAAGCTGGGAATGCACTCTTTCCAAAGTCTAAGGCATAA
- a CDS encoding 7-carboxy-7-deazaguanine synthase QueE, which translates to MKSVVHEIYLSVSGEGISTGLPTIFVRFAGCSLRCGMDGNRKLWCDTPYALSPNAGKQMELEDVISEIGSITSSPTQILLTGGEPLENSNRIFSQALAEKLKQSRQVSGLYTRVRVETNGAEPISGLENMVFTLDYKLPGSGMENKMILDNLEFVRDRNDNLDEIKFVIRDRKDFDRTLEVIDRFKLKGNLLASPVFGELAPEILVDWIKENNRTDLRLSLQTHKYIWGEKRGV; encoded by the coding sequence ATGAAATCCGTCGTTCATGAAATTTATCTCTCCGTTTCCGGAGAAGGAATTTCAACAGGTTTGCCTACCATTTTTGTCCGATTTGCGGGATGTTCTCTCAGATGCGGAATGGATGGAAATCGCAAATTATGGTGCGACACTCCGTACGCACTTTCTCCGAATGCGGGAAAACAAATGGAGTTGGAAGATGTGATCTCGGAGATAGGATCCATTACTTCTTCTCCTACACAAATACTTTTGACGGGCGGAGAACCATTAGAAAATTCGAATAGGATTTTCAGCCAGGCATTGGCGGAAAAATTGAAACAGTCGAGGCAAGTTTCGGGGCTTTATACGAGGGTGAGGGTGGAGACAAACGGTGCAGAGCCTATCTCCGGTTTAGAAAATATGGTATTTACTCTGGATTACAAACTCCCCGGTTCCGGAATGGAAAACAAAATGATCTTGGATAATTTGGAATTTGTCCGGGATAGAAACGATAATCTGGACGAGATTAAATTCGTAATTAGAGATAGAAAGGATTTCGATAGGACTTTGGAAGTGATAGATCGTTTTAAGTTAAAGGGAAATCTTCTGGCTTCTCCCGTATTCGGAGAGCTAGCTCCCGAAATCCTTGTAGATTGGATCAAAGAAAATAATAGAACGGATCTGCGTCTTTCTTTGCAGACCCATAAATATATCTGGGGAGAAAAAAGGGGAGTTTGA